A window of the Corallococcus soli genome harbors these coding sequences:
- a CDS encoding flagellar motor protein MotB: MLRTAAVAAAVALFSLPSSAHALESGPKGPLPMFDLQRLRLDPGSLGSLVVGTGRTLAPGLLRVGLNYHYEQLPMHFQTRWEPGDGTGLVENKMTAHLTVGYGVLSWLDVGAELPFILMQGGKPTLEYLPPRSGGLATPWLSARAALLRQTTGAPINMAVALTAGLPVGSRAAQAHEDYAWHPRLQLGYVGEGFQVGGEAGVFLRKRHDLRPVSYVEGDVVGNELRLGATVTSRGGDVTRGEVSVVAGVPLQGGRVGAELLIAIRRHALQGLDLYVMGGPGVGAGFDTPTIRFVAGLSWSTGKVD, encoded by the coding sequence ATGCTCCGTACGGCCGCCGTCGCCGCCGCCGTCGCGCTGTTCAGCCTGCCGTCGTCCGCCCACGCACTCGAAAGCGGTCCCAAGGGCCCGCTGCCAATGTTTGACCTGCAACGACTGCGATTGGACCCGGGGAGCCTGGGTTCGCTCGTGGTGGGGACGGGCCGGACGCTGGCGCCGGGGCTGCTGCGGGTGGGGCTGAACTACCACTACGAGCAGTTGCCCATGCACTTCCAGACGCGCTGGGAGCCGGGGGATGGCACGGGCCTCGTGGAGAACAAGATGACCGCGCACCTGACGGTCGGCTACGGCGTGCTGTCGTGGCTGGACGTCGGGGCGGAGCTGCCCTTCATCCTGATGCAGGGCGGAAAGCCCACGCTGGAGTACCTCCCGCCGCGCTCGGGGGGGCTCGCCACGCCGTGGCTGAGCGCCCGCGCGGCCCTCCTGCGTCAGACGACGGGTGCGCCCATCAACATGGCGGTGGCCCTGACGGCGGGCCTGCCGGTGGGCAGCCGCGCGGCCCAGGCGCACGAGGACTACGCGTGGCACCCGCGCCTGCAACTGGGCTACGTGGGTGAGGGCTTCCAGGTGGGCGGCGAGGCCGGGGTGTTCCTGCGCAAGCGCCACGACCTGCGGCCGGTGTCCTACGTGGAAGGCGACGTCGTGGGCAATGAGCTGCGATTGGGCGCCACGGTGACGTCGCGGGGCGGCGACGTGACGCGCGGCGAGGTGAGCGTCGTCGCCGGCGTGCCGCTGCAGGGGGGCCGCGTGGGGGCGGAGCTGCTCATCGCCATCCGCCGCCACGCCCTCCAGGGCCTGGACCTGTACGTGATGGGCGGCCCGGGCGTGGGCGCGGGGTTCGACACGCCCACCATCCGCTTCGTCGCGGGCCTGTCCTGGTCCACCGGCAAGGTGGACTGA
- a CDS encoding OPT family oligopeptide transporter has protein sequence MAPPVPNPSQLRVPAPDPDAIPERPGASAAMDPELYWREHVYQGGARQLTVRAIIAGMLIGAVMCLSNLYVILKTGWSLGVTITACILAFAVFGTLRSLRMLKKEFTDLENNAMGSVASAAGYMTGGGNMAAVPALLMLTGTLPSAGWLMVWFGVISALGVFAAIPIKRQLINIEALPFPTGTATAETIRALHGHGDVARRKSRLLGIAGLVGALLVLLRDARFTWLKNLPEKASLPFSIQGREAGKWSLSFDFSLLLIGAGALVNFRTGWSMLLGAILNYGFLAPAMVARGVIPEVTYKAINSWSLWTGSAVLVSSGLLAFAFQWKSVVRSFSALGGLVGIKPKEGAKEDPLADIECPPSWFPLGFLLLGPVAVFLMAYLFQIPWWAGVLALPLAVVMGVIASRVTGETDTTPTKALGPVTQLIFGGLAPGNIPANIMSANATGGVGLHSADLLTDLKSGWLLGAAPRQQFVAQLFGVVAGAIVVVPVFNLLVPSADMLGTEQFPAPASMVWAGVSKMLASGVAALHPTARMGALCGTLLGVTLVLLERWAPPKLKAFIPSASGLGLAIVIPGSSSISLFVGSALAALMRRVKPKLAEDAVLPVSSGFIAGESLLGIAIAMVKAFGFMPK, from the coding sequence ATGGCTCCTCCCGTCCCGAACCCCAGCCAGCTGCGCGTCCCCGCGCCCGACCCTGACGCCATCCCGGAGCGGCCCGGAGCCTCCGCGGCGATGGACCCGGAGCTGTACTGGCGGGAGCACGTCTACCAGGGCGGCGCGCGGCAGCTCACCGTGCGCGCCATCATCGCCGGGATGCTCATTGGCGCGGTGATGTGCCTGTCCAACCTCTACGTCATCCTCAAGACGGGCTGGAGCCTGGGCGTCACCATCACCGCCTGCATCCTGGCCTTCGCGGTGTTCGGCACGCTGCGTTCGCTCCGGATGCTGAAGAAGGAGTTCACCGACCTGGAGAACAACGCCATGGGCTCCGTCGCGTCCGCGGCGGGCTACATGACGGGCGGCGGCAACATGGCCGCGGTGCCCGCGCTCCTGATGCTGACGGGCACGCTGCCGTCCGCGGGCTGGCTGATGGTGTGGTTCGGCGTCATCTCCGCGCTGGGCGTCTTCGCCGCCATCCCCATCAAGCGCCAGCTCATCAACATTGAAGCGCTCCCGTTCCCCACCGGCACCGCCACCGCGGAGACCATCCGCGCCCTGCACGGCCACGGCGACGTGGCCCGCCGCAAGTCGCGCCTGCTGGGCATCGCAGGGCTCGTGGGCGCGCTGCTGGTGCTGCTGCGCGACGCGCGCTTCACCTGGCTGAAGAACCTGCCGGAGAAGGCGAGCCTGCCGTTCAGCATCCAGGGCCGCGAGGCCGGCAAGTGGTCGCTGTCGTTCGACTTCAGCCTGCTGCTCATCGGCGCGGGCGCGCTGGTGAACTTCCGCACCGGCTGGTCCATGCTCCTGGGCGCCATCCTCAACTACGGCTTCCTCGCGCCCGCGATGGTTGCCCGGGGCGTCATCCCGGAGGTCACCTACAAGGCCATCAACAGCTGGTCGCTGTGGACGGGCTCCGCGGTGCTGGTGTCGTCGGGCCTGCTGGCGTTCGCGTTCCAGTGGAAGAGCGTGGTGCGCTCCTTCTCCGCGCTGGGCGGGCTGGTGGGCATCAAGCCCAAGGAGGGCGCCAAGGAGGATCCGCTCGCGGACATCGAGTGCCCCCCCTCATGGTTCCCCCTGGGCTTCCTGCTCCTGGGCCCGGTGGCCGTCTTCCTGATGGCCTACCTGTTCCAGATTCCGTGGTGGGCCGGGGTGCTCGCGCTGCCGCTGGCGGTGGTGATGGGCGTCATCGCGTCGCGCGTGACGGGAGAGACGGACACCACGCCCACCAAGGCGCTGGGCCCCGTCACCCAGCTCATCTTCGGCGGACTCGCGCCGGGCAACATCCCCGCCAACATCATGAGCGCCAACGCCACCGGCGGCGTGGGGCTGCACTCCGCGGACCTGCTCACGGACCTCAAGTCCGGGTGGCTGCTGGGGGCGGCGCCGCGTCAGCAGTTCGTCGCGCAGCTCTTCGGCGTCGTCGCGGGCGCCATCGTCGTCGTGCCCGTCTTCAACCTGCTGGTGCCGTCCGCGGACATGCTGGGCACGGAGCAGTTCCCCGCGCCCGCATCCATGGTGTGGGCCGGCGTGTCCAAGATGCTCGCGTCCGGCGTGGCCGCGCTGCACCCCACCGCGCGCATGGGCGCCCTGTGCGGGACGCTGCTGGGCGTGACGCTGGTGCTGCTGGAGCGGTGGGCCCCGCCGAAGCTGAAGGCCTTCATCCCGTCCGCGTCCGGCCTGGGGCTGGCCATCGTCATCCCCGGCTCCAGCTCCATCAGCCTCTTCGTGGGCTCGGCGCTGGCCGCGCTCATGCGCCGGGTGAAGCCGAAGCTGGCCGAGGACGCCGTCCTGCCCGTCAGCTCCGGCTTCATCGCGGGAGAGAGCCTGCTGGGCATCGCCATCGCGATGGTGAAGGCCTTCGGCTTCATGCCGAAGTAG
- a CDS encoding FKBP-type peptidyl-prolyl cis-trans isomerase: MKIANGRVVALEYRLHLGDGEVIDQSAPGQPLAYLHGHKQIVPGLEGALDGLGVGESKQVVVAPEQGYGQHNPEGMRTVPRTMLPQGFTPQVGQTLMAQTEDGNVPLRIQTVNDDSVVVDLNHPLAGKTLHFDVTVREVRDATQEELTHGHVHGPGGAHE, translated from the coding sequence ATGAAGATCGCCAACGGTCGCGTCGTCGCGCTCGAATACCGCCTCCACCTGGGAGACGGAGAGGTCATCGACCAGAGCGCCCCTGGCCAGCCGCTCGCCTATCTGCACGGCCACAAGCAGATCGTCCCCGGGCTGGAGGGCGCCCTGGACGGCCTGGGCGTGGGGGAGAGCAAGCAGGTGGTGGTGGCCCCGGAGCAGGGCTACGGCCAGCACAACCCGGAGGGGATGCGCACCGTCCCTCGCACGATGCTGCCCCAGGGCTTCACGCCCCAGGTGGGCCAGACGCTGATGGCCCAGACGGAGGACGGCAACGTCCCCCTGCGCATCCAGACGGTCAACGACGACTCCGTCGTGGTGGACCTGAACCATCCGCTGGCGGGCAAGACGCTCCACTTCGATGTCACCGTGCGCGAAGTGCGTGACGCGACGCAGGAGGAGCTCACGCACGGCCACGTGCACGGTCCGGGCGGCGCGCACGAATAA
- a CDS encoding dicarboxylate/amino acid:cation symporter, which produces MKPHQKMLLGISVGAVAGLVANAVFGDAPWLRGVVEHVTNPVGQLFIRLLLMLVVPLLFSALVVGVAELDLKQVGRLGARTLGYTVVFSVISVLIGLLLVNTLRPGDGLSDEARALARTGTQIKAAPPPGDTSVGALFMSMVPTNPLKAAADGDMIGLIVFSLIFGLGLALTPGEPARRLKDSIQGLYDVMMRLIDGVLKLAPIGVGALLFSMTARLGFHILGQLASYVGVVLLALGLHMFVVYSLSVRFLGGRNPVEFFRSSRLAIVTAFSTSSSSATLPTALKVAEENLHLPRSVARFVLTAGSAMNQNGTALFEGVTVLFLAQVYGVDLGLGQQAVIMFICVLAGIGTAGVPAGSIPVIAMILGMFNIPVEGLGLILGVDRFLDMCRTTLNVTGDLAAAVYVSRGEPPDRPVAEEAAQSPAS; this is translated from the coding sequence ATGAAGCCCCACCAGAAGATGCTCCTCGGCATTTCCGTCGGCGCGGTGGCCGGACTCGTGGCCAACGCGGTGTTCGGGGATGCCCCCTGGCTCCGGGGCGTGGTGGAGCACGTCACCAACCCGGTGGGGCAGCTCTTCATCCGGCTGCTGCTGATGCTCGTGGTGCCGCTGCTGTTCTCCGCGCTCGTCGTCGGCGTGGCCGAACTGGACCTCAAGCAGGTGGGCCGCCTGGGCGCCCGCACGCTGGGCTACACCGTCGTCTTCTCCGTCATCTCCGTGCTCATCGGCCTGCTGCTCGTCAACACGCTGCGGCCCGGGGACGGCTTGAGCGACGAGGCCCGCGCCCTGGCCCGCACGGGCACGCAGATAAAGGCCGCGCCACCGCCGGGGGACACCTCCGTGGGCGCGCTCTTCATGTCCATGGTGCCCACCAACCCGCTCAAGGCCGCGGCGGATGGGGACATGATTGGCCTCATCGTCTTCTCGCTCATCTTCGGCCTGGGCCTGGCGCTCACGCCGGGGGAGCCCGCGCGGCGCCTCAAGGACTCCATCCAGGGGCTCTACGACGTGATGATGAGGCTCATCGACGGGGTGCTGAAGCTGGCGCCCATCGGCGTGGGCGCGCTCCTGTTCTCCATGACGGCGCGGCTGGGCTTCCACATCCTGGGGCAGTTGGCGTCGTACGTGGGCGTGGTGCTGCTGGCGCTGGGCCTCCACATGTTCGTCGTCTATTCGCTGTCCGTGCGCTTCCTGGGGGGCCGCAATCCGGTGGAGTTCTTCCGCTCCAGCCGGCTGGCCATCGTCACGGCCTTCTCCACGTCCTCGTCCAGCGCCACGCTGCCCACCGCCCTCAAAGTGGCCGAGGAGAACCTCCACCTGCCCCGCAGCGTCGCGCGCTTCGTGCTCACCGCCGGCTCCGCGATGAACCAGAACGGCACCGCGCTCTTCGAGGGCGTCACCGTGCTCTTCCTCGCGCAGGTGTACGGCGTGGACCTGGGCCTGGGGCAGCAGGCGGTCATCATGTTCATCTGCGTGCTGGCGGGCATCGGCACCGCGGGCGTGCCGGCGGGCTCCATCCCGGTCATCGCCATGATTCTGGGCATGTTCAACATCCCGGTGGAGGGCCTGGGCCTCATCCTCGGCGTGGACCGCTTCCTGGACATGTGCCGCACCACGCTCAACGTCACGGGGGACCTGGCCGCCGCGGTGTACGTGTCGCGCGGGGAGCCGCCCGACCGCCCCGTCGCCGAGGAGGCAGCGCAGTCGCCCGCGTCCTGA
- a CDS encoding DNA-methyltransferase — translation MTSDLTPESLRCFRADAREPEGYRAALGDARASLLHTDPPYCLLTRRRKGGDLRDPRAHKKIDRNPIVRFESVRDYRVFSDAWLSCAVAHLTPDAPLIIWTNLLGKEPILCAARELGYPHLRGEYVWGKRTTDKNANEQLLRVYEVALVIARTPAPPLAPGDAPTVWAVVGGYDDDAEATQWGGHPHHKPFSVLEPLVRTWSRPGETVLDPFAGSGSMPSAALRLGRLPACMEVEPEWADRVTQRLRDTARQLPSAR, via the coding sequence ATGACCTCCGACCTGACGCCCGAATCCCTGCGCTGCTTCCGCGCCGATGCGCGCGAGCCCGAGGGCTACCGGGCCGCCCTGGGCGACGCGCGCGCCTCCCTGCTCCACACGGATCCCCCCTACTGCCTGCTCACCCGGCGTCGCAAGGGCGGTGACCTGCGCGACCCCCGCGCGCACAAGAAGATCGACCGCAACCCCATCGTCCGCTTCGAGTCCGTGCGCGACTACCGCGTCTTCTCCGACGCCTGGCTGTCGTGCGCCGTCGCGCACCTCACCCCCGACGCGCCGCTCATCATCTGGACCAACCTGCTCGGCAAGGAGCCCATCCTCTGCGCCGCCCGCGAGCTGGGCTACCCCCACCTGCGCGGCGAGTACGTCTGGGGCAAGCGCACCACCGACAAGAACGCCAACGAGCAGCTCTTGCGCGTCTACGAAGTGGCGCTCGTCATCGCCCGCACGCCCGCGCCGCCGCTCGCGCCCGGTGACGCCCCCACGGTGTGGGCCGTGGTCGGCGGCTACGACGACGACGCGGAGGCCACGCAGTGGGGCGGCCACCCGCACCACAAGCCCTTCTCCGTGCTGGAGCCGCTGGTGCGCACCTGGAGCCGCCCGGGGGAGACGGTGTTGGATCCGTTCGCCGGCAGCGGCTCCATGCCCTCCGCCGCCCTGCGCCTGGGCCGCCTTCCTGCCTGCATGGAGGTCGAACCCGAGTGGGCCGACCGCGTCACCCAGCGCCTGCGCGACACCGCCCGTCAGCTTCCCAGCGCGCGGTAG
- a CDS encoding type VI immunity family protein, with amino-acid sequence MNALPRIRVHARNGAVVLQEGICLSFYMHRSHQEVGPSVLLALDVYLEAVGRDVLRWYPDMDGDWQELTAEAWTGQRTALREGNAPRLQLTDRPDGVADHEFNYRGQDLGALSEEDAARTVCALSCWLPTAFLERQGPARVQGLALELATILPFDSGHAGLAFHALSQLSGVRERLEQERILYPGMDVPDEDASQYLGTRVRGIHWMNFLGPSVLGELGGAEALRARLTHPDTAVQPLGEDRAVVTLGDAPDAGDTSQGNVLPAYRELTRVLEPWLTSREAARPYRENEALRRWERRFLD; translated from the coding sequence ATGAACGCCCTGCCCCGGATTCGCGTCCATGCACGCAATGGCGCTGTCGTGCTCCAGGAAGGCATCTGCCTTTCTTTCTACATGCACCGCTCCCACCAAGAGGTGGGGCCCAGCGTCCTGCTCGCCCTGGACGTCTACCTGGAGGCGGTGGGCCGCGATGTCCTGCGTTGGTATCCCGACATGGATGGGGATTGGCAGGAACTCACGGCCGAAGCATGGACGGGTCAGCGCACCGCCTTGCGCGAAGGAAACGCTCCCAGGCTGCAATTGACCGATAGGCCGGACGGTGTCGCGGACCATGAATTCAATTATCGGGGCCAGGACCTGGGCGCGTTGTCCGAGGAAGACGCGGCCCGGACTGTCTGCGCCCTCTCATGCTGGCTTCCCACGGCGTTCCTTGAACGACAAGGGCCCGCGCGCGTTCAAGGACTGGCGTTGGAGTTGGCGACGATCCTCCCCTTCGATTCCGGCCACGCGGGGCTTGCCTTCCATGCCCTGTCACAGCTTTCCGGAGTGCGTGAACGTCTGGAGCAAGAACGCATCCTGTACCCAGGCATGGATGTTCCCGACGAGGATGCCTCGCAGTACCTGGGAACCCGGGTGCGTGGCATCCACTGGATGAACTTCCTGGGACCTTCCGTCCTGGGAGAACTGGGCGGCGCGGAAGCCCTGCGGGCCCGACTCACGCACCCTGACACCGCCGTGCAACCGCTTGGGGAGGACCGTGCCGTGGTCACCCTGGGGGACGCACCCGACGCGGGCGATACCTCCCAGGGGAACGTGTTGCCCGCATACCGTGAGCTGACGCGGGTCCTGGAGCCGTGGCTGACGTCGCGCGAAGCGGCGCGCCCCTACCGTGAGAACGAGGCCCTGCGCCGCTGGGAGCGCAGGTTCCTCGACTGA
- a CDS encoding DUF2381 family protein: protein MVDREAPVAPVRGALHTVPSCLSVALPVLLWSTCLLAAAPHQEVKGEAGEVLRVEVGPEGTSARPIRMGLGLSTTLLFDTDIQQDQVSLEGRAQFVRVSTGNALLVLVPSGELRVGETLKLSVPYKDATLPARLVLTLQVQSEAVDRQVEVSRRSRSAESYRQEAEQLRAELERLRQGDARGAALAPEGLEGFRALVLGAGAVERLSAKARNIGPPCQKPCALSILKSVAYRGGPRRAVHLELGLSGGAPWTIGRAVLFNGEGQEWESLTPWQAAPATPGSTTRATLEFEVKDRDGPGSFSLRIWDAAGTRSALFPGILFP, encoded by the coding sequence GTGGTAGACAGGGAGGCCCCTGTTGCCCCGGTTCGAGGAGCCCTCCACACCGTGCCCTCCTGTCTGTCCGTAGCGCTCCCGGTCCTGCTCTGGTCGACGTGCCTCCTGGCGGCTGCTCCCCACCAGGAGGTGAAGGGGGAGGCGGGGGAGGTGCTCCGTGTGGAGGTGGGCCCGGAGGGAACCTCGGCGCGGCCCATCCGGATGGGCTTGGGGCTGAGCACGACCCTGCTGTTCGACACGGATATCCAGCAGGACCAGGTGAGCCTGGAAGGGCGCGCTCAGTTCGTCCGGGTGAGCACGGGCAATGCGCTCCTCGTGCTCGTTCCTTCTGGGGAGCTGCGTGTGGGGGAGACCCTGAAGCTGTCCGTTCCGTACAAGGATGCGACCCTTCCCGCGCGTCTGGTGCTGACCCTTCAGGTCCAGAGCGAGGCGGTGGACCGTCAGGTCGAAGTCTCCCGGCGGTCCCGTTCCGCGGAGTCGTACCGCCAGGAAGCGGAACAGCTGCGTGCGGAACTGGAGCGCTTGCGCCAGGGCGACGCGCGGGGGGCCGCGCTGGCTCCCGAAGGGCTGGAAGGATTCCGAGCCCTCGTGTTGGGAGCGGGCGCGGTTGAGCGCCTCTCCGCGAAAGCCAGAAACATTGGCCCGCCGTGCCAGAAGCCGTGTGCCCTGAGCATCTTGAAAAGCGTGGCGTACCGGGGGGGGCCACGGCGGGCCGTCCACCTTGAGTTGGGATTGAGCGGCGGCGCTCCATGGACCATCGGGCGCGCGGTGTTGTTCAATGGCGAGGGGCAGGAGTGGGAATCGCTGACGCCCTGGCAAGCCGCCCCCGCGACGCCCGGGTCGACAACGCGGGCGACCTTGGAGTTCGAGGTGAAGGACCGCGACGGTCCGGGGTCCTTCTCCCTGAGGATCTGGGATGCAGCGGGGACGCGCAGTGCGCTGTTCCCGGGTATTCTTTTCCCGTGA
- a CDS encoding serine/threonine protein kinase, whose product MTTPLHPDQLEVGHHVGPWRIVGSLGAGGFGRVFKVERGGHVYALKLALRPAGPHAAEEEDVNGRLSREVAALLACAPHPNLPRVHAVDRWPSPPDGYFFHVTDYVDGETFHEWRWRVKPSAAHLLTVYTEVVRVVADLHRRGVHHRDLKADNLLIRRADERPVLIDLGTARIPGASTLTVGVAPASPHLLPPECVAFLREGAWKAGANFDAGVPGDLYALGALLYESLTDGYAFDPRLPYDRLLPAIETVVPRAPHEVNPRVPQALGDIAMRLLSKRPEDRYSGTETLLQALWEAAKDKRQQEWKLSLDVPVDREAPLVDRGVVSLSQYPGTAGPARVPEPVETPVPSVGVSPPPDSPAPGEEAPPDAPTRSGARRRRSAGVLGLGVLLLGLLVFGLFRLAPSTRLPAVPPDSEKGSSSVTPTPSLPDASVLAVASAPDAGTSPEGAPSAPNQDAERVAATSTPVKPPRTDGGVLRKIAGAATAACVGASCGGGTGRIRIEGDTHDPCPRGAARAMRALPMPLDGISLWTSGAEKQDVVPVSEGLRSMRLQGPAPWGGRGNDHFKVRIVFGKTRTRFLVTELTREDGTILPVCLEYIGGDRQLGAEVFPYDESGIIPADTATVRYVSRSLPYVIPVQSFVNVDES is encoded by the coding sequence ATGACGACGCCGCTCCACCCGGACCAACTGGAAGTCGGCCACCACGTCGGACCGTGGCGCATCGTCGGCTCGTTGGGCGCGGGGGGCTTCGGCCGGGTGTTCAAGGTGGAGCGGGGCGGGCACGTCTACGCGCTGAAGCTGGCGCTGCGTCCGGCGGGGCCGCACGCGGCGGAGGAGGAGGACGTCAACGGCCGGCTGTCGCGGGAAGTGGCGGCGCTGCTCGCCTGCGCGCCGCATCCGAACCTGCCGCGCGTGCACGCGGTGGATCGCTGGCCCTCGCCGCCGGACGGCTACTTCTTCCACGTCACCGACTACGTGGACGGAGAGACGTTCCATGAGTGGCGCTGGCGGGTGAAGCCCTCCGCCGCGCACCTGCTGACCGTGTACACGGAGGTCGTGCGGGTGGTGGCGGACCTCCACCGGCGGGGCGTGCACCACCGGGACCTGAAGGCGGACAACCTGCTCATCCGCCGCGCCGACGAGCGCCCCGTGCTCATCGACCTGGGCACCGCGCGCATTCCCGGGGCCTCCACGCTGACGGTGGGCGTGGCGCCCGCGTCCCCGCACCTGCTGCCGCCCGAATGCGTGGCCTTCCTGCGCGAGGGCGCGTGGAAGGCGGGCGCGAACTTCGACGCGGGCGTGCCGGGCGACCTCTACGCGCTGGGCGCGCTGCTCTACGAATCCCTGACGGACGGTTACGCGTTCGACCCGAGGCTGCCCTACGACCGGCTGCTGCCCGCCATCGAAACGGTGGTGCCGCGCGCCCCGCACGAGGTCAACCCCAGGGTGCCCCAGGCCCTGGGCGACATCGCGATGCGGCTGCTCTCCAAGCGCCCCGAGGACCGCTATTCGGGCACGGAGACGCTGCTGCAGGCGCTCTGGGAGGCCGCGAAGGACAAGCGCCAGCAGGAGTGGAAGCTGTCGCTGGACGTCCCGGTGGACCGGGAGGCGCCGCTGGTGGACCGGGGCGTGGTGTCGCTGTCCCAGTACCCGGGGACGGCTGGACCCGCGCGGGTGCCGGAGCCCGTCGAGACCCCGGTCCCCTCCGTGGGTGTGTCTCCACCGCCCGATTCGCCCGCTCCAGGGGAGGAGGCGCCTCCGGACGCTCCAACCCGGTCCGGGGCGCGACGCCGCCGCTCCGCCGGGGTGCTGGGCCTGGGGGTCCTGCTCCTGGGCCTGCTGGTCTTCGGTCTGTTCCGTTTGGCTCCGAGCACCCGCCTCCCCGCTGTCCCGCCTGATTCAGAGAAAGGAAGTTCGTCCGTGACCCCAACCCCGAGTCTTCCCGACGCCTCCGTGCTCGCGGTGGCGTCCGCCCCGGATGCGGGGACTTCCCCCGAGGGGGCGCCCTCCGCGCCCAATCAGGACGCCGAAAGGGTCGCGGCCACGTCCACGCCCGTGAAGCCCCCGCGCACGGACGGGGGTGTCCTCCGCAAGATCGCCGGGGCGGCCACCGCGGCCTGTGTGGGCGCTTCCTGCGGAGGCGGCACTGGCAGGATCCGCATCGAGGGCGACACCCATGACCCGTGCCCCAGGGGCGCCGCGAGGGCCATGCGGGCGCTGCCGATGCCACTCGACGGGATTTCCCTCTGGACGTCCGGGGCGGAGAAGCAAGACGTGGTCCCGGTCTCCGAGGGATTGCGCTCCATGAGGCTTCAAGGACCTGCTCCGTGGGGGGGCCGGGGAAACGATCACTTCAAGGTGAGGATCGTCTTCGGGAAGACCCGCACACGGTTCCTGGTCACGGAGCTGACCAGGGAGGATGGGACGATCCTGCCGGTCTGCCTGGAATACATTGGGGGTGATCGCCAGCTCGGCGCTGAGGTGTTCCCCTATGATGAGAGCGGCATAATTCCGGCGGACACGGCCACGGTTCGCTACGTGTCGCGCTCCTTGCCCTACGTGATTCCGGTGCAATCCTTCGTGAACGTGGACGAGAGCTGA
- a CDS encoding TfuA-like protein: protein MKRRAEDLVVFLGPSLPAAEAHKLAPCTVLPPARQGDVWRALSLKPRALVLVDGVFEAQPSVWHHELLAAMEAGVAVFGGGSMGALRAAELASHGMVGVGRIYGWYRDGVVVDDAEVALLHADAEHGWRPLTVPLVNVRHEAERARKARVLGRSGAQALVDAAAGLFYQERTWARIREAVGPAWSGPTLAAWDAWFADGVEDLKRLDAIACVRSAAEFVGLSAPATPGARRNPSSLVRRRRLVEDVTRVGGRAVDSGRVLEVLRGAPDAAAWAEAGLRRALLAGWVRSLGLTVTDEELAAEEAAWWKERGVRASRREAFLAASGLDAPGLRQLCETRALERLALAQASRLLPDGPSWDEALASEARLGGQWEQAARALLAHADATDEDSAEGD from the coding sequence GTGAAGCGGCGGGCCGAAGACCTAGTGGTGTTCCTGGGGCCGTCGCTGCCCGCGGCGGAGGCGCACAAGCTGGCGCCGTGCACGGTGCTTCCGCCGGCGCGGCAGGGCGACGTGTGGCGGGCGCTGTCGCTCAAGCCCCGCGCGCTGGTGCTGGTGGACGGCGTCTTCGAGGCGCAGCCGTCGGTGTGGCACCACGAATTGCTCGCGGCCATGGAGGCGGGCGTGGCGGTGTTCGGCGGTGGCAGCATGGGCGCGCTGCGCGCCGCGGAGCTGGCCTCGCACGGCATGGTGGGCGTGGGCCGCATCTACGGCTGGTACCGCGACGGCGTGGTGGTGGACGACGCGGAGGTGGCGCTGCTGCACGCGGACGCGGAGCACGGCTGGCGGCCCCTCACCGTGCCCCTGGTCAACGTGCGCCACGAGGCGGAGCGGGCGCGCAAGGCCCGCGTGCTGGGCCGCTCCGGCGCGCAGGCCCTGGTGGACGCGGCCGCGGGCCTCTTCTACCAGGAGCGCACCTGGGCGCGGATCCGCGAGGCCGTGGGCCCCGCCTGGTCCGGCCCCACGCTCGCGGCCTGGGACGCGTGGTTCGCCGACGGCGTGGAGGACCTCAAGCGGCTGGACGCCATCGCCTGCGTGCGCTCGGCGGCGGAGTTCGTGGGCCTGTCCGCCCCCGCGACGCCGGGCGCGCGGCGCAACCCCTCGTCGCTGGTGCGGCGGCGCAGGCTGGTGGAGGACGTGACGCGTGTGGGGGGCCGCGCCGTGGACTCCGGCCGCGTGCTGGAGGTGCTGCGCGGCGCGCCCGACGCGGCGGCCTGGGCGGAGGCGGGCCTGCGCCGGGCGCTGCTCGCCGGGTGGGTGCGCTCGCTGGGGCTCACGGTGACGGACGAGGAGCTGGCCGCCGAGGAGGCCGCGTGGTGGAAGGAGCGCGGCGTGCGCGCGTCGCGCCGCGAGGCCTTCCTCGCCGCCAGCGGGCTGGACGCCCCGGGCCTGCGCCAGCTGTGTGAGACGCGGGCCCTGGAGCGGCTGGCCCTGGCCCAGGCGTCGCGGCTGCTGCCGGACGGCCCCTCGTGGGATGAGGCGCTGGCGTCCGAGGCCCGGCTGGGAGGCCAGTGGGAGCAGGCCGCCCGGGCGCTGCTGGCGCACGCGGATGCGACGGACGAGGACAGCGCCGAAGGCGACTGA